The DNA region TTTTTCTTGAATAAAATATGCCATACGAGAGCTGTCTAAAATTCCAGCCATTCCAAGAATTCTATTTCTTTCAAAACCACTCTCTCTTAGTGCTACATATGTCATAGCATCTAAAGGGTTTGAAACCATAATAATAATTGCATTTGGAGAGTAAGTTTTTATATCTCTTACAACTTCGCGAGTGATTTGAGCATTTTTTAAAAGAAGGTCATCTCTACTCATACCAGGTAAACGAGGACTTCCTGCAGTTACAACAACAACATCACAATCTTTAAGTTGTTCAGGCTCTTCAGCTACTGAAACAATAGTATGGCTTCTAGCAGCTGCAGCTGCCTGACTCATATCTAATGCTTTACCTTTAGCAATATCAATTTTGTTATCTCGAAGTATGATTTCATGGCAAGAACCATTCATTGCAAGAATAAAAGCAACTGTAGAACCAACATTTCCAGCTCCAACTATTCCGACTCGTTTTCCTTTTCCCATGGGCAATCCTTTAGTAGTAAATTTTTAAGCCTGCCTAATTCGGGGAGACTATAGAAGGTATTTGTTAGTATAAAACAAATTGAAAGATAAACGAATAAAACTTCACCTCTGCGAAATTTTACTCACCTATCCTGTGTAGCTTCCCCACACCTTTTGGTGCGGGAAAGATAAATTATGCGATTGATTCGATAATTTTGTTGAGAGTTTCGCTTGGGCGCATTGCCTTTTCAGCTTTTTCATCATCTGGCATAAAGTATCCACCAATATCAGATGGTTTACCTTCAACAGCAAGAAGTTCATCAAGAATTTTTTGTTCATTCTCTTTAAGAGCTTTAGCAACAGAAGCAAACTTCTCTGCCAACTCTTTATCATCACTATTAGCAAGTGCATCTGCCCAGTATAGTGCAAGATAGAAGTGACTTGCTTTGTTATCAGGCTCACCACACTTTCTACCTGGTGCTTTGTTGTTATCAAGGTAAGCTTCGTTAGCTTTATCTAATGCTTCACAAAGTGCTTTAACCTTGTTGTCATTTGTTTTATTGAAAATCATTCTTAGGCTTTCAGCCAATGCAAGGAATTCTCCAAGGCTATCCCATCGTAGGTGGCTCTCTTTCAAGAACTGCTCAACATGCTTAGGAGCTGATCCACCTGCACCTGTTTCAAACAATCCACCACCAGCAAGAAGTGGAACAATACTCATCATTTTCGCACTTGTTCCAAGCTCTAAAATTGGGAATAAGTCTGTTAGGTAGTCACGAAGAACGTTACCAGTAACAGAGATTGTATTTAGACCTGCTCGGCTTCGTTTAACAGTATACTTCATTGCAAGTTCAGGTGCCATAATATGGTACTCAATTGGCTCTTTTTCAAGATGCTCTGGCAAGTACTCTAAAACTTTTTTGATAAGGTTTGAATCATGCGCTCTGTTTGAATCAAGCCAGAATACAATAGGATCACCAGTAAGTTTACCACGCTCATGTGCCAATCGAACCCAGTCTTTAACCGCAATATCTTTTGCTTTATAAAGTCTCCAGATGTCACCTTTTTCAACTTTATGGCTCATCAAGACGTTACCATCTTGATCTTTAACTTCCATAACACCATCTTCAGCACAGCGGAAAGTGAATGGATGGCTTCCATACTCTTCAGCTTTTTTCGCCATAAGACCAACGTTGCTAACGTGACCCATAGTTGCAACATCAAACTGACCATTCTCTTTACAATCTTCTAGCATTGCACTATACATTCTTGCATAACTTCTATCAGGAATAACAGCTACACACTCTTGAAGCTCACCATCTTTGTTCCACATTTTTCCGCCTTCACGGATAACTGGAGGCATAGAAGCATCAATAATGATGTCATTAGAGAAGTGTAGGTTTGTAATACCTTTATCGCTGTCAACCATTGCGATGTTTGGCTCACCTTTTTCAACAACAGCTTTTAAAGCAGCTTCAATCTCATCTTTTTTATCTGACTTTTCGATCTTTTTAAGAAGGTCACCGATTCCAAGATCTGGATTTACACCAAGTTTTTCGAACTCATCAGCATATTTTTCAAATACATCTTTGAAGAAAACGCTAACAGCATGACCAAAGATAATTGGGTCACTAACTTTCATCATAGTAGCTTTCAAGTGTACAGACCAAAGAAGTCCCTTCTCTTTTGCATCCTCAATAGTTTTTGCTAAGAATGCTCTTAAAGCTTTAGCTGACATGAAAGTAGATGAAACAAGCTCTTTATCTTCAACTTCCAAAGTTTTTAGGCATTTACCATTTAGTTCGATGCTAAGTGTTGCATCTTTATCCATAATAACAGACTGCTCATTTTCATAGAAGTCACCACCATCCATGTAAGCAACATATGCTTTACAATCTGGTGAGAATGGCTTCAATCTATGAGGATTTTTCTGAGCAAATTTTTTAACTGCAGCTGCTGCACGTCGGTCACTGTTACCCTCACGAAGAACTGGGTTAACTGCAGAACCAAGACAAGTAGCATATTTTGCAGCAATCTCTTTCTCTTCATCAGTTTGAGGATCTTCTGGAAAATCAGGAAGATCAAACCCTTTTTTCTGAAGCTCTTCAATAGTAGCTTTAAGCTGAGGAATAGAAGCTGAAATGTTTGGTAATTTAATAATATTTGCTTCTGGTTTTTTTACAAGTTCACCAAGAGCTGCAAGGTTATCAGGAATACGCTGATCTTCACGTAGTCTCTCAGGGAACTGAGAAATAACACGTCCAGCAAGAGATATATCACACTGCTCAATATCAACGCCAGCTGTCTTCAAGAAGTTTTTAACAATTGGAAAGAGCGAATAAGTAGCTAAAGCCGGTGCCTCATCGATCTTCGTCCAGATAATCTTTTGTTCTGCCATTAGGTTCTCCTATTTATGGTTTATATTTGATGTGTAAATAATATCAGTTAAAGAATTAGTTTTTTACTAAACTTCTTCTAAGCTCATATATAAAACGCAAATGTGTTTCATTTGTTAACACTTTTTAGAGCTTTCAGATGCGATTTGTAACTCTTTGTAAATATATGTCTGCCATTTTTACCTTTTACAAAGTATAAATAATTAACATTTGCAGGTTTAATTGCCGCTTTTAGTGCATATAATGAAACACTTCCTACAGGAGTTGGAGGCAATCCTTTATATTTGTACGTATTAAAATGTGACTTGTCACTCTTTATTCTTCTTTTTGTAACCTTTATATGCGAATATTTCCCATAATTTAGTGTTCCATCCATCTGCAGACGCATATGTTTTCTTAGTCGATTATATATAACTGCTGATATTATTGGCATTTCATCTTTGTTTGCTGCCTCTTTTTGTATGATTGATGCAATCGTTACATAACGAAACCATTTAGTCTCATTGTATACTCCAAAAATCTTTTTAGCCAAACGTTTATGACGTTCTATTGATTTAGAAATTAGATAATTCATAAGATGCTCTTCACTTATACCCATTGGAATGTAGTAAGTATCAGGCCAAATCACTCCATCCATATATGGTGCATATTTTTTATAAGCAACAAAGAGTTTTCTTTTATCCAAACCTAACTTTTTTGCAAGCTGGGAGATAAATAGTTCAGATGTTTCACCAGGAACTAGTGTTACTTTTACTATTGCTGCTTTTGCATGAGTAATTTTATAAAGCAAATCTGCTTTTGTTAATCTGGTTGTTCCAATTTCAATCCAACCTTGCTGCGGATATCCAAAAAATCTCAAAAGATACTTGTCAAGTAGATTTAAATCTATGCCGTTTTTATGCAAATATGATATAATCGCCGTCTGCGAGCCAGATGGAAGAAATAGCACAAGACTGGTTTTTACAGGTTGGGTTAGATAAAAACAGAGTGATAAAATGATAACAACTACAACAAAGATACTCCATTCAACTATTCTCAAGATATTTTTGCTCATCTCTTTTCTTTTTATTTTAATAATTTTTTTACTTGCCAAAGGTATTGAAATTTCAGAAATTAATTTACCAGGATTTAAAATTCAGCAATTCTACATTAAACTAGATAAAAAGCTGATCATCTCTATAAAAAGTGTAAAAATTAAAGCTAAAAAAGAGTCAAGCAAAACAGTAAATGAAGTTAACAATATTGTAAAAGTTATCCAATACTTGCCACACTATTTTCAAAAGGTAAATGTAGAGAATCTTCAAGTAGGGCAAAAAAATATAAATTTACTGTATGACAATAATATATTTCATATTGATACAGATATTCTACATCTCTCATCAACCCTATCATATAATCCTAAATTAAAAGTAATTTCTGTAAATATTAAGGAGTTATATTTAAATGATTCTCAAATAAATTTAAATGGTCAATTTAACTATTTAATAATGAAAAAAAAATGGACTGGTAAAGGAGTTTACAAAACTTTTAAAATAAATGGAAGTTTTTTAGTAACCTATGAAAATGAAACTATAAATTTTAAACTAAACTCAAATGAAACCTCTTCAATAAAAGAGTTAATAGATTATATTGCACCTCCTGAACCGATCAAGGTATGGATTTACCCAAAAATTCCTGCAAAAAGATATAAATTACATTATCTGACTGGTAGCATAAAACTAAAAAAAGATGGTTCAATAGAATTTGATCCACAAAAACTAAAAGCTTTTGCAACAGCTTATAATGCGAATATACATTTTAACAGTAATGTTCCTCCGGTATCTACAAAACAGATAGATATTACATTAAAAAATAATACTCTCTCTTTTAAACTATACGATCCAATATATGAAGGAAAAAAATTAAATGGTAGTTATGTACAAATAAGGAATTTAACAAACAGCAAAGCTGAATTAGATGCACATATTGTAGTGAATGACAAAATAGACAATTCTATAAAAACTATTTTGTCAGCTTACGATATACATCTGCCTTTTGTACAAACTGAAGGTTTAACAGATGCAACAGTAGATTTTACAGTAAAATTAGTAACCGGTGAAGTAATAAAATATGAAGGAGACTATAAGTCAAAACAGGCAACATTACTCTTTGATGATACAATTAAGTTACCTGTAAAAAATTTACATGTAATTTCTAAAGACTCTAAGATTATAATAAAACCCTGCAAAATAAGCTTTATCCCACATATTGATGCAACAATAAATGGCTCAATAGATCTTTATAATAAAAAAGGTGAATTTATTTCTCAAATAAAAAGATTACAATACAGCTATAACTCTATACCTCTAATCAAAATAATAGATCAAAAACTTCCAATTAAAATGAATTTCAACGATAGAGTAACTTTTGAAGCACCTGAATTAAACTTGATTTTTTCCTATAAGTCTGGTGGAAGCATCAAAGTAGTTTCTAAAGATATAAAGCCAATAGTTCCATATTTAAAAGGACCACTTTTACCAATAAAAGGTGGAAAAATAGAAATAGTTTATTCATTGCAAAAATTAGAAGCAGACGGCTTTATAAACTACTCTAATAACTTTTTAACATACAACAATCAGCCAATAGAAAAGTTTTCTTTTCAAGTAAAAAGAGACAAACTGCAAACTACTGCAGCACTAAATAGTAATATTTTTATTACATTACAAAAAAATAGAACCTTTATAAATACAATAGGTGTAGATATTTATATAGATAATTTATTAAAAACAATAGAGCCATATACTCAAAAGGTTAGTAATAAAACTAAAACAACTAAACAAATTTTTCATATAAAAGGTAAAAACAGTATTTTATATTATAAAAATATAGAGCTTCCCTGCTCTTCCTATAGTGCAATATTAAAAACTAATCCATTAAATATTAAATTTATTTCTCAACATAACGACGGAGAGATTAGAGGGATTATTGAAAAGAGTTATATAAATATAACCGGCAAACAGATTCCAGATTATGTAATACGTAAAATTACTACTTTAGACTATATTTATGGTGGACTTTTTGACTTTAATGCAATTGGTGATATTAATAATTTCAAAGGTACTATATTAGTACATAATAGTTTATGGGCAAAAAATGCTTTTTATAACAATGTATTAGCAATGCTAAATACTATACCTGCAGTTTTAACACTAAAAAATCCTGGATTTAGTAATAAAGGATTTAAAATAAAAGAAGGTGCTATTCAATACCACTATCAAGACAATATACTATATTTTGACAATATTTTAATGAATGGAGATAGTGCCCAAATAACAGGTAGAGGAAAGATCAACTTTAAATCTGAAACTATACTGATGTTAATGCAGATTCACTTTTTAGAAAATCTTACTAATATACTAAATAAAATTCCTATAGCCGGATATTTAATCTTTGGCGATGACGGAACTATGGCTGTTACACTAAACATTAACGGTTATTTAGAAAATCCAAAAGTAACTACTGAAACAGTAAAAGATGTAGTACAAGTGCCTCTCAATATTTTAGAGAGAACACTTAAACTACCGTTTAAACTATTTGAATAAATATAAATTTTTTATTCGTTTCTTAAAACTTTCAATGCATCAATTTGAGAAGCTTTCTTGGCTGGATAGAGTGAAGAGAGAAGTGTAATAACAAATGCACCAACTATAATGCTTATAAAATCTTTTAAGTCAAGATCTAGTGGTAATCGGCTGGTACCATAAACATCTTCAGGCAAAGATATAATATCAAAATGCTTTAAAATCTCCATACCACTTAAACCTAAAAGTGTACCAATAAATACACCACCGACACCTATTATGAGTCCTAGTCTGAAAAATATATGCAAAATCTCTTTTTTTGATGCACCAAGTGAGAGCAGAAGTGCAACTTCACTTCTACGATTCATAACAGTCATTAAAAGAGAACTCACAATATTCAAAGATGCTATAAGAATAATAAGCATTAAAACAATGAAGAGTGCTCGTTTCTCCATCTGCATTGCTGCAAAAAAGTTACCATTTTGCTGCCACCACCCAATAATACCAACTGTTGATGGAAGCTCTGATTTTATAAGTTCAATATCACGCATAGGTTTTTTAGAATCTATATGAATACCGTCATACTCTCCAGGCTTGCGCTTGAAAATCTTTTCAAAACTTTTAAAAGATGTGTAGTAGTAACTCTCATCATATGCATTAAGCCCTGATCTAAAAATACCATCAACTTTAAAACGTTTAGAAAGAGGCATTAAAGATAGACCGGCAGGCTCCATCTTTGAAAACAAAAACATAATTTTATCTCCAATGCCAATACCAAGCTCATCTGCCAATGGTCTTCCTATAATAACGCCATACTTTCCAAAAGGCTTAGTATAAGCTTTTGCAAAAACCTCATTTACCTCTTTCTCACGCTCAGGGTCTATACCAAAAAAGAGTCCTCCTTTAAGAGTTCCTCCCTTTCTAACAAGTGCTTGACTCTGCATATATGGACTGAATTTAAGATCTAAAAATTTATTTTCAAGAGACTCTAGCAATTCATTGTCTATGGCACCACGAACTTTTGGGTAAATTGTCAAAGGATAGTTCATAACAAATAGACGTTTTTCAAACTCTTTTTCCATTCCATTCATTATTGCCATAGCGATAATCAGTACCATTACACCAATAGCAATACCAAAAAATGCAAGGATAGCAGATAAGAAGATAAAGGGGTGTTCACGGTCAAAGCGCAAATAACGCTTGACCATTGTATTTACAAATTTACTGTTCATGCGTTGTTTGCAAGAACTCCACGTTTTGGTCCGCTTTTACCACAACACTGCTTATATTTTTTTCCACTACCGCAAGGGCAAGGATCATTTCTTGCAGGTTTCTTTTTCTTTATAGGAGCTTGTTCAGGCTCTTTATTTGTAGAGAAGTTTTCTAGTTCAGACTCCATTTGCTCTCTCATCTTTTCGATAGCAGCCTGCTCTTTTTCAATCTCCTCTTCATTTTTAAAGCGAACCAGATATAGAGTTTTAAGAGTCTCTCGTTTAATAGATTCAACAAGTTCAGTAAATAGGTTATAACTCTCTTTTTTATACTCAACAAGAGGATCTTTTTGGTTATATCCTCGTAAACCAATACCTGTTTTTAATATATCCATCTGATAAAGATGCTCTCTCCAAGCATTATCTAATACTTGAAGATAGAGAATACGTTCAATTTCATCACGTTGTTCAGGGTGAAGAACTCCCATTTTGGCTTCATATCTTTCTTTAAGTTGTTCTAACAGATATTCAAAAAGCTCACTGTAATCTTTATCTTTTAACTCATCTTCTTCAAAAGCTTCACCCAACTCTTCTAGAATTTTAAGTCGTAACTTCTCCAAATCAAAATCTTCTCTAGGAGCACCCTCGTAAATTCCACACTCCATCATTAAGCTTTGCAAGTACTCTTCACGAATTGCATCTATTTTGGCATTAATATCAAACTCAGGATTAAGAAGTTCATGACGGAATCTGTAGATGATTTTACGCTGTTCATTTGCAACATCATCATACTCAAGAAGATGTTTACGAGACTCAAAATGTAGGTTTTCAACTTTCTTTTGAGCTTTTTCAACAGCTCGTGTCACCATTTTTGACTCGATATACTCACCCTCTTCTACTCCCATTCGATCCATTATAGTCTTAATGCGCTCACTTCCAAAAATTCTAAGAAGATGATCTTCAAGACTCAAATAGAAACGACTTTCACCTGGATCACCCTGTCGTCCAGCCCGACCTCGCAACTGGTTATCTATACGTCGGCTTTCATGGCGTTCAGTACCTATGATATAAAGACCGCCAAGCTCACGAACTTCATCATCTATCTTAATATCAACACCACGACCTGCCATATTGGTTGCAATAGTTACAGCACCTTTTTTACCAGCATCTTTAATGATTTCAGCTTCATGTTCATGATTCTTTGCATTCAAAACATTGTGTGGAATCTTCTCTTTTTTAAGAAGAGCATGTAAGACTTCTGATTTTTCAATAGAAGCAGTACCTACCAATACAGGCTGACCCTTTTTATTTCTCTCTTTAATATCACGAATTACAGCATCAAACTTTTCACGCTCTGTTTTATAGATAAGGTCAGGTTGATCTTTTCTTTGTACAGGAACATTTGTTGGAATAGAGATAACATCTAAATTATAAATTTCTGCAAACTCTGTAGCTTCTGTTTGAGCAGTACCAGTCATACCTGCAAGTTTTTCATACATACGGAAGTAGTTTTGGAAAGTAATATCGGCTAATGTTTGAGACTCCTCTTTAATCTCAACACCCTCTTTTGCTTCTAACGCCTGATGTAATCCTTCACTAAATCTTCTACCTTCTGAAAGCCTTCCTGTAAACTCATCAACTATTACAATTTCTCCATCTTTTACAACATAATCGACATCTTTTTCAAAAAGATGGTGAGCTTTGAGAGCTTGATCAAGATGGTGAGCCAGTACAGCATTTTCCATAGCATAAAGGTTGTCAACACCAAATAGTTTCTCTGCTTTTTCTATACCTTTTTCTGTTACAAGAATAACACGATTCTTCTCATCAACCGTAAAGTCTTCATCTCTTACCATTTGACGTGCGACTTTATCGGCTCTTGTATAGTTTTCAAGCTTGCTGCTTGTTGGTCCTGAAATAATAAGAGGAGTTCTAGCTTCATCAATCAAGATAGAGTCAACTTCATCGACAATAGCAAAATAGTGATCACGTTGCACCATCTCATCAAGAGAGTATTTCATATTATCACGAAGGTAGTCAAAGCCAAACTCATTGTTGGTTCCATATGTTATATCTGCATCATATTGAGCTTTTCTTGTAGCATCATCAATGATGTCTGCTGTAATAGTTCCTACTGAATAACCTAAAAACTCATAAATTTTTCCCATTTCACTGGAGTCACGTTTAGCCAAGTAGTCATTAACTGTGACAACATGAACTCCACGCCCAAGCATTGCATTTAAAACAACAGGTAAAGTTGCAACAAGTGTTTTACCCTCACCTGTTTTCATCTCAGCAATCTTGTTATCATGAAGCACCATACCACCTATCAACTGCACATCAAAATGACGCATACCTAAAGTACGTTTAGAAGCTTCACGAGTGATTGCAAATGAGTCAAAAAGAACATCATCTAGTGTAGCAGAACCACTTTGAACCTGCTCTTTCAACTCATTAAATGCAGCTTTTAGCTCATCATCACTCATCTTCTCATATTTTGGCTCTAAAGCATTGATTTTTGCAACTTTTTTCTTATATTTTTTTAACTCTCTGTCATTTGCTGTTCCAACAATAGCACGAAAAAGCGACTTGATCATATTGTATTAACCTTTATTATAAACCTGATAAACAGATAAAATGTACCATATTTTTTTGATTAATGAAACATTTTATCCGCTTTTATCTATTTTTAGTAGACGATTTTATCACACTTTTACAAAGCTTTATATAAAATCAAAATTATGAAACGAATAACAATAATAATGCTTTTTGCATCAACACTCTTAGCAGAACTTCCTGTCCCTGATCAGATTCAAGCTGATTTTCACCAAACAGTAGTTAACTCAGAAAATAATCAAACATTAAACTATACTGGTTCTGTTTTTATGAAATTTCCAAATGAGGCAAAATGGATCTACAAACAACCAATTGAAAAGATAATCTGTTTAATGCAAAATCGTGCTTGGGTTATAGAACCAGAATTAGAACAAGCAACACTCTTTCAATTAGATAAAGCTGTTCCTGTTTTAAAGATTTTGAAAAAAGCTCAACAGATTGATACACATAAATATAAAGCACTCTATGAAGGCATAGAGTACATCATAATAACAGACAGTAAAGATCAAATAAAACAGATCAAATATATAGATGATTTAGGCAATAGTGTACTACTGACTTTTGAAAAAATAAAAACCAAACTTATAGATCCATCTTTTTTAAAGTGTACTATTCCTGAAGATTACGATATTATAGATGGTCGATACTAAAATAATTTACTTTTTGATGCAACATAAGCATATCCCCATGCACATAAACTCAAAATAATATAGATCGCTAATATAAAGATCATCTGTTCAGGTCTTGTTTGATACTCATACCAAACAATCAATACAGCTCCTATAACAAGACCAATAATTGTAGTAATACCCATTAAAGTAGAAGAGTTTGTCAAATGCCGAATTTTAAAATTGGCTATTGCCATAAGAAGAGATACAAAAAGAAAAGTTATACTTCCAAACTCTAAAATAAGACGTAATCCTCCAACTAAGATTAATACAGAAGCTGTGATTGCCATAGCCAAAATTGCATATGTTGGAATTGTACCTTTACGCTTACATAAAATATTTGGTAAATAACGATCATCTGCAATTCTAGCCATTTGACGAGATGAACCAAACATTGTACTACTTATAGCTGATGATGTTGCAAGAATTGCACCAATAATTACCAAATCTCGTCCAAATGCTCCCATAACCTTTTCTGCACCAAATGCAAGTGCATACTCTTTATTTTGAATCAAATCATCAACTGGAATAGCTATAATAGAACTTAATGAGATAATAAAATAGATAGTTGCTACCAATAATAAAGAGATATAAATTGCCCTAGGAATATTTTTTTCAGGACTATCCATCTCTTTTACTCCATTTATTACTAGCTGGAATCCTTCATATGCAACAAATGTAATTGAAGCAACAATAAGAATATCTATATGATTTATACGTTCTAAATCATTTCCAACAGTCTTATAAAATGTTTTTAGATCCATATTATTATCAGCATAGATAAGCATCATAGAAATAACAAATAAAATAGCAAGCTTTGCATAAACCATGGCATCTTCCAATTTTCCCATACCCTTAACACTCCAAAGATTGATAAAAGCAAAGATCCAAATAATTATTATTGCAAAACATTTACGCATCAATTCATTATGGGCAAATTCTGTACCACTAATAGTATATGATGAAAAAGTATAAGCATATAGAGCAAGTGTAGAGATATATCCAAAAATTGTATACCAACCTATAAAAGAAGCAGCTAAATGAGAATTAGGATATGTACGTTGAAAAAAAGCATATGTCGCACCCTCATCTTTATAATAGACTCCCAATTTTACATAAGCATAAGCAGCAAAAAATGCAATTAATCCACCTAATACAATAGCAAATGGTGCCAATGAACCTATCATAGATACAGAAATTCCCAATATTGTAAATATACCTCCTCCTACCATCCCTCCTATGGCAATTGCAATTAACTCTTTAAGTCCTAAACTTTTACACATAAAAAAACCTTTTTATCTATATTTTCTTGTTTTATATATTTTATTATATATTTTAAAGTTTTTTACAAATAAATAGAATTTTATTGTATATTTTTAATATGATTGTCTATCAGCATAGTAAGAGCTTCTAACTAGTGTTCCTGATGCAACTGCTTTAAAGCCCATCTCAACAGCCTTAGTTTCCATCTCTTCAAAAAACTCAGGTGGATAGTAGCAAATTACCGGATGGTGACTTGAAGATGGTTGCAGGTACTGCCCTATTGTTAACTCTTCTACACCTGCTTCAAGTAAATCTTTCATTGTTTCTATCAACTCTTTTTTACTCTCTCCAAGTCCTACCATTAAAGAAGATTTCACAGGACCACTGAAGTTTGTCGAGTAGTATTTTAAAACCTGCAAGGAGCGGTCATAATTGCTTTGTGAACGTATACTTGGTGAAAGGCGGCGTACTGTCTCTTCATTGTGTGCCAATTTATCGACACTACACTCTATAATACGTTCTAAAGCAGACTCATCTGCTTTGAAGTCTGGTGTAAGTAACTCTATTTTTACATCTGACACTATAGCTCGTATTGAAAGTACAACTGACTCAAAATGTTTTGCACCATAGTCTGGCAAATCATCCCGATCAACAGATGTAATAACAACATAGCTTAGCTCAAGCTCTTTAATAGTAGTGGCTATACGTTCTGGTTCTGTAGGATCTGGAGGCAATCCTCTACCTGTTTTTACATTACAAAAGCTACAAGCTCGAGTACAGGTATCGCCTAAGATCATAAATGTTGCTGTGCCACGCTGGTAACACTCTGCCCTATTTGGACAAGCACTCTCTTTACAAACCGTTGTAACACTGTTTTGTTGTAAAATATGATCTGTTTTTAAGATAAGTTCAGGATCTGGAGCTTTAACTTTAGGTTTATATGGTCTCATCAAATGCTTTACAAACTGATCTGACTATACTATCATTTACCTCATCTAAAGATAGTTGAATCCCCTCATTGGCAAGTGAAGTTGGAACTATACCTTTAATATTGCAAGGGCTAACCTGATTATGAAAAGAGAGATCTACATCTACATTAAGTGCCACACCATGAAGTGAAACACCAAAACGGTACCTAAAACCAAGTGAAGCAATTTTACGATTCTCAATATAATAACCAGGATTACCCTTATCATAACTTACATCAGGAAGAATAGAAGAGAAGAGATCTTCATAAACTCTTTTTACACTACGATAAAAAAGCAGAGGTTCTGTAACCTGAAAACAGAAGTAAGCTATAGCCTGTCCTTCAGAGTGGCAAGTTATGGAGCCTCCTCTATCACTCTTTACTGTTTTTACAGACCATTTACCGCAATCATCAGTTCCGACAGTAAAGATTGATGGGTGAGAGCATAAGATTAAATGGTTATCTTTATCTTTAGAAGCTTCGTTATGCACGTCTCTCATCTTCTCATATGCAACTTCATAGTCGACAACTCCCCATTTATGAAG from Hydrogenimonas thermophila includes:
- a CDS encoding lipoyl protein ligase domain-containing protein; the encoded protein is MILHKWGVVDYEVAYEKMRDVHNEASKDKDNHLILCSHPSIFTVGTDDCGKWSVKTVKSDRGGSITCHSEGQAIAYFCFQVTEPLLFYRSVKRVYEDLFSSILPDVSYDKGNPGYYIENRKIASLGFRYRFGVSLHGVALNVDVDLSFHNQVSPCNIKGIVPTSLANEGIQLSLDEVNDSIVRSVCKAFDETI